TAGCCCACCAGTTGCCCCATCACCGTCGTGGAAACCTTGGCATCGCCGCCGATCGCGTATTCTTCCAAGGGCAATTGGCCTAGTTCAGGTAAAGGCCGAACAAACTCAGTCACCACCGTTTTGCTAGCGGGGCCACCGCCTGCCCGTTCGCAGTTGGTGCGCACGAGATCCCAGGCTTCCGGCGACAGGGCACAGGACTGCATCCCAGCGACGATGTCAGGATTGTCTAGGGTGTGGTGGGCGTAGAGGTTGTGGGATTTCGCGCCCCGCGCATGGACGCCTGCACCTTTGAGTTGCTTGATGATCAGCACCGTCAGCTTGCCGCCGAGGGCCGATTGAGCCGCTTTATCCGCTGCGGCCAGGATTGCCTGCCCAAAGGCCAACCGCTGCTCAAAGGAGAACAGCGTGCTATCGACGTAGTCTCCCGGCTGGTTTTGGTCGTCGAAGTCCTTTGCATCCACTAGGATGACTTCTGCAAACCCATGGGCTGCCCAGTAGTCCGTCATGGCTTGGTTAGACTTCAGCGACACCATGCTGTGGTGTTCCTGGGAATAGCCGTTCCAGACCAGGATGGGTAGGAAGTTGGTGACCGTGGGGTAGGCGGTGTTGAAGTGGGCGATCGCGCTCATGATGTAGGGTTCGCCCAGGCCGCCATCGCCGATCGTGCAGGGGAACAGGACGCCGGGATGGAGAAACGCCCCGGCCATGGCAAAGTGTTGTCCCTGACCCAGCGGCCCCGCCGGAGCCAGCAAGCCGGGAATTTGGCCGGAGAGGTGCCCCAGTAATCCGTGGCGTTCCCGGAAGCGATCGCGCAGATTTTGCACAGTTTGGATGCCCATGTCTTCTAGGGACTTGTCCAGGAACATGGCGGAGTAGAAACCGGGGGCATGGTGACCAACTTCGGTGACAAAGTTCTTATGGCCCAACATGACCAAGGCGGCATAGGCTTCGGCTTGGCTGGCAAATCCGCCGGGGTGCCCTGATGCTTTGCTGCCCGTCATCTGGAGGATGAGATACCGCAGTGCATCGGCATAGAGCAGGGTTTGGTAGGCAGCGGCGGGATCGGTGGAATCGACGGCCTTGGATCCTGGGGCGATCGCCGGGGTCTTGCCGTACTGATCGAACCCTTGGGGCTGCTGACCAAAGTACTGAATGCCTTCACAGAATGCGGGCATCGAAGCGGAGGTTGCGGTCATGGTGGGTACCTAATGCTTCAAAAGAGTCAATACACCATGGTACACACCTTACTTAACAAAATTTTGCCTTTGTTCCTTGGGGTTTCTAATCGTTGCCTTCAGAGAAACCTATGGTAGGCAGTTGGAAGACTTGATGCTAGGCCAATGGTCGATCGCAGTGGCCTAGAGGGGGATTTAGGGAAATCGGAACACATGCAATCGACAACCTTTTCGATCGACAGTAGTGCCCTGACGTAAAGGATGGAGAAAAATAATCTTAAGCTGACAGGTGTCTGCTACAAAGCTTTCGACAAAGTCTGATTATTCTTCATCCTTTGAGAAATAGGACTACCAGTCTGGGCAAATGATGCCATCAGTCTGCTCCATTCCTTCTAGAATGCCCGGTGTTTTATTTATTTGGAAGTCTCTTACGTCGGTTGCTGGAATGGGTGAATCATCCCGATACCAATTGCCCTCGCGTTTGGGGGAACAAGCCTGTCCGACTGGCTAAAAACTGCCATCAAAGGGCTTTTCGGTAAGATAAACTGATCAGTTACGCCGCTGCGGTGGCTGACTGCCCAAATTTTGCACCGCGATCGCGGCACTCAAGGGTCGCCCTTTAACACTAGTAACCGCCAGACAAATTGCCGCTTCCCCACGACTAACTACTGTTTGAGGCTTAAACAAACGAGTTTTGCCGTAGGTTCGTTCAAGACATTTTGCTGGGTTCTGGCTTTCAACCACGATCGCGGCAGCATACTTTTCGGAAACTTGCTGGTAGTCTGTCCAGCCCCAGCGTTTGGCGATTGGCTCCATTACCCAAAAGTCTTTTTGGGCCGTATTCTTATGCTTTTCGACGAGTTTTAACCGATCGAGTAAGGATGCAGGCTTATCAAAACCGACCTTAATCGCAACCATTTGCTCGCGGGTGAGTGGGTCGTCCGGCTTGAATTGACTATCGGTGTAACCCGCAACAAAACCCGCATCAA
The Alkalinema sp. FACHB-956 DNA segment above includes these coding regions:
- a CDS encoding phosphoketolase, whose product is MTATSASMPAFCEGIQYFGQQPQGFDQYGKTPAIAPGSKAVDSTDPAAAYQTLLYADALRYLILQMTGSKASGHPGGFASQAEAYAALVMLGHKNFVTEVGHHAPGFYSAMFLDKSLEDMGIQTVQNLRDRFRERHGLLGHLSGQIPGLLAPAGPLGQGQHFAMAGAFLHPGVLFPCTIGDGGLGEPYIMSAIAHFNTAYPTVTNFLPILVWNGYSQEHHSMVSLKSNQAMTDYWAAHGFAEVILVDAKDFDDQNQPGDYVDSTLFSFEQRLAFGQAILAAADKAAQSALGGKLTVLIIKQLKGAGVHARGAKSHNLYAHHTLDNPDIVAGMQSCALSPEAWDLVRTNCERAGGGPASKTVVTEFVRPLPELGQLPLEEYAIGGDAKVSTTVMGQLVGYVGQQDGAFVVTNADGNEASGMANINQTLKIIHPTEDPLYNQHPGGQVYEPLNEDACAGLAAGLALFGGRSLWCSYESFAINGLPIWQTVTQAMAELRRPTPSTITLFTAGALEQGRNGWTHQRPEVEAYFAAMMRNGNVFPVFPPDANSIQVCYDWALGTSNKGIVITASKSPLPIRTTFSQTREGLEKGGVVLHESDGSKKVVFAVVGDMTLNPVYTAAQQLEAQGYGVRIVSVINPRRLYRPTDVLWDTTSEPDGTFLDDAGFDALFGGDALIGVTGGPANMLEPIMLRSGVKRDVVSWKRGETTASAGELMALNGITAETLVTRSIQLAG